From Myxococcales bacterium, the proteins below share one genomic window:
- a CDS encoding BolA/IbaG family iron-sulfur metabolism protein — protein sequence MSDHPTDFQGDILEALRTSITGALPDAAVEAQGGNGHYTLVVTSKAFAGKGPVEAQRLVYSAIAHLMKGDRAPVHAVDSLKTRVPS from the coding sequence ATGAGCGATCACCCCACCGACTTCCAAGGCGATATCCTCGAGGCGCTCCGCACGAGCATCACGGGCGCCCTGCCCGACGCCGCGGTCGAGGCGCAGGGCGGCAACGGGCACTACACGCTCGTCGTGACGTCGAAGGCCTTCGCGGGCAAAGGGCCGGTCGAGGCCCAGCGCCTCGTGTACTCGGCCATCGCGCACCTCATGAAGGGCGACAGGGCCCCCGTGCACGCGGTCGACTCGCTCAAGACGCGCGTCCCTTCCTGA
- a CDS encoding DUF262 domain-containing protein, with amino-acid sequence MSTGKPTPIDLIQSVDGAISRVRTRAVDVSFNELFDMYKSRELIINPDFQRLFRWSEGKQSQFVESLILELPIPPIYVIEVEDGIYELIDGLQRISAYLHFRGNHPSEKDGKERFLTLTECDVLPMLNGHTYEGLPQAIQIKLKRHFIRMEVLRRESDKHLRYHMFKRLNTGGELLSPQELRNCTIRLLDNTFNDFLKQIVKEPDFETCMAQLTEEKRGQMYMEEYALRFFAIKNDQARYEKDIGDFLTEYMESVADPEKSAGFDYTAEAQTFKATFGVLSEALGETVFSGVNKQGNPMGYFSSLHFEALTLGIQPHLERLSAADDAQKEKFKGVLEDLKRDPAFQALTKGGGKNYAAALKRRIDFVEQRVAKCLS; translated from the coding sequence ATGAGCACCGGCAAGCCGACCCCTATCGACCTGATTCAGTCCGTCGACGGTGCGATTTCGCGCGTGCGCACACGGGCGGTCGATGTTTCCTTTAACGAGCTCTTCGACATGTACAAGTCGCGGGAGCTCATCATCAACCCGGATTTCCAGCGCCTCTTCCGCTGGTCTGAAGGCAAGCAGTCACAGTTCGTTGAATCGCTCATCCTCGAGCTCCCGATCCCGCCGATCTACGTCATCGAAGTCGAGGACGGCATCTACGAGCTGATCGACGGGCTGCAGCGCATCTCCGCATATCTACACTTCCGCGGCAATCATCCCTCCGAGAAGGATGGGAAGGAACGCTTCCTCACGCTCACGGAGTGTGACGTGCTGCCCATGCTGAATGGGCACACCTACGAAGGCCTTCCCCAAGCGATTCAGATCAAGCTGAAGCGCCACTTCATCCGTATGGAGGTTCTTCGCCGCGAGAGCGACAAGCATCTCCGGTACCACATGTTCAAGCGGCTCAACACAGGTGGCGAGCTACTGAGCCCCCAGGAGCTCCGCAACTGCACGATCCGGCTCTTGGACAACACCTTCAACGACTTCCTCAAGCAGATCGTGAAGGAGCCGGACTTCGAGACGTGCATGGCGCAGCTTACGGAGGAGAAGCGCGGTCAGATGTACATGGAGGAGTACGCGCTCCGCTTCTTCGCGATCAAGAACGACCAGGCCCGCTACGAGAAGGACATCGGCGACTTCCTCACCGAGTACATGGAGTCGGTAGCCGATCCCGAGAAGTCAGCCGGGTTCGACTACACAGCGGAGGCGCAAACCTTCAAGGCCACGTTTGGTGTCCTCTCGGAGGCGCTCGGTGAGACCGTGTTCTCCGGCGTCAACAAGCAGGGCAACCCGATGGGATATTTCTCCTCGCTTCACTTCGAGGCGCTCACTCTCGGAATACAACCGCATCTCGAGAGGCTCTCGGCCGCCGATGACGCGCAAAAGGAGAAGTTCAAGGGGGTGCTCGAGGATTTGAAGCGTGATCCGGCATTCCAGGCGCTCACGAAGGGCGGCGGAAAGAACTACGCAGCGGCGCTCAAGAGGCGGATCGACTTCGTCGAGCAACGAGTTGCCAAATGTCTGAGTTAG